In Oryza sativa Japonica Group chromosome 2, ASM3414082v1, the following are encoded in one genomic region:
- the LOC4328366 gene encoding protein IRX15-LIKE, translating to MQLSFTPSTHSRTQAQTVCVSVRQGGRRRGAKNCGGGGGGERRKEMKGMSGPKLLVVHPASKGYNGVVSLSGAASPGPSAASMPLFLGSRRRCCAWLVALLLALLTCVSLLTVFSTARAASEGAALPQRARLTVAGAAGAAAASAAVGAAGGLPAYVFDALVQYAAAAGANATASMPEEDVRAIASVLRRRAPCRLLVFGLGAETPLWRALNHGGRTVFLDENPFYVAHVEGALPGLEAYDVSYATAVREFPDLLDAARAAQSADCRPVQNLLFSDCRLAINDLPNQLYDVSWDVILVDGPSGFTEGSPGRMSAIFSAAVMARTKGSETEVLVHDYQREVEIACAREFLCPENRVEATATPSLGHFLVRGGAAANRDAFCGGAAGATTKKAN from the exons ATGCAACTATCCTTCACTCCAAGTACTCACTCAAGAACACAAGCTCAGACAGTTTGTGTGTCAGTGAggcaaggaggaagaagaagaggagccaagaattgcggcggtggcggcggcggcgagaggaggaaggagatgaaggGGATGTCCGGGCCGAAGCTGCTCGTCGTGCACCCGGCGTCGAAGGGGTACAACGGCGTGGTGTCGCTGTCCGGCGCGGCGTCGCCGGGGCCGTCGGCGGCGTCCATGCCGTTGTTCCTCGGCTCGCGGCGGCGTTGCTGCGCCTGGCTCGTCGCGCTCCTCCTCGCGCTGCTCACCTGCGTGTCCCTGCTCACCGTCTTCTCCACGGCGCGCGCCGCGTCGGAAGGCGCAGCGCTGCCGCAGCGCGCGAGGCTCACcgtcgcgggcgcggcgggcgccgccgcggcgtcggcggcggtgggagcaGCGGGCGGGCTGCCGGCGTACGTGTTCGACGCGCTGGTGCagtacgcggcggcggcgggggcgaacGCGACGGCGAGCATGCCGGAGGAGGACGTGCGGGCGATCGCGTCGGTgctccggcggcgcgcgccgtgcAGGCTGCTGGTGTTCGGCCTCGGCGCCGAGACGCCGCTGTGGCGCGCGCTGAACCACGGCGGGCGGACGGTGTTCCTGGACGAGAACCCGTTCTACGTGGCGCACGTGGAGGGCGCGCTCCCGGGCCTGGAGGCGTACGACGTCTCGTacgccaccgccgtccgcgAGTTCCCCgacctcctcgacgccgcccgcgccgcccagTCCGCCGACTGCCGCCCCGTCCAGAACCTCCTCTTCTCCGACTGCCGCCTCGCCATCAACGACCTCCCCAACCAGCTCTACGACGTCTCCTGGGACGTCATCCTCGTCGATGGCCCAAGCGG GTTCACGGAGGGGTCGCCGGGGAGGATGTCGGCGATCTTctcggcggcggtgatggcgagGACCAAGGGGTCGGAGACGGAGGTGCTGGTGCACGACTACCAGCGGGAGGTGGAGATCGCGTGCGCGAGGGAGTTCCTGTGCCCGGAGAACCGCGTGGAGGCCACCGCCACGCCGTCGCTCggccacttcctcgtccgcggcggcgccgccgccaaccgggacgccttctgcggcggcgccgccggcgccaccaccaAGAAGGCCAACTAA
- the LOC4328367 gene encoding uncharacterized protein codes for MDPYDVEMEAAEGEPMAEQAPPPAAAAAAAARGDGWSMLSRARVLLEEGKPSLALQAILLAIRSQGGEQALMQTLNRARELYRQRSQPSPSVDDLASLLAQCAIAESQSTNTNPQQVPGSDPVMMLDSDEVCILAESGRKQIILDAFADGSSFICLKCGGLFSTSRKDEHLAYWCGTA; via the exons ATGGACCCGTACGACGTCGAGATGGAGGCCGCGGAGGGGGAGCCGATGGCCGAGCAggctccgccgccggctgctgcggcggcggcggcggcgagaggggaTGGGTGGAGCATGCTGTCCCGCGCCCGAGTCCTGCTCGAGGAGGGCAAGCCGTCGCTCGCGCTGCAGGCG ATTCTCTTGGCCATAAGATCCCAAGGTGGTGAACAGGCTCTCATGCAGACGCTGAACCGTGCACGGGAACTCTACAGGCAAAGATCACAGCCCAGCCCTAGTGTTGATGATCTCGCTTCTTTGCTTGCACAATGTGCTATAGCAGAGTCGCAGTCAACAAACACTAATCCTCAACAAGTACCTGGCTCTGACCCTGTCATGATGCTGGATTCTGATGAAGTCTGCATACTTGCTGAGAGTGGAAGGAAGCAGATAATTTTAGATGCTTTTGCTGACGGCAGCAGCTTCATTTGCTTGAAATGTGGTGGGCTGTTTAGCACCTCGCGCAAAGATGAGCACCTGGCCTACTGGTGCGGGACTGCATGA
- the LOC4328365 gene encoding single-stranded DNA-binding protein WHY2, mitochondrial, with protein sequence MQRLSRFVPSSSRRVTDLKDALWSGSLTFQHALSTFAADENTSGRKFASYTVFKGKAALSMQPILPSFSKLESGGSRVNKNGSVMLTFFPAVGQRKYDYSKKQLFALSPTEVGSLISLGPAESCEFFHDPSMKSSHEGQVKKSLSVTPLGNDSGYFLNITVLNNLQKTTERLSLPISKAEFTVMRTALSFALPHILGWDQALTNHQPSPSPASKPRVERPHPDSEWER encoded by the exons ATGCAGCGCCTCTCCCGCTtcgtcccctcctcctccag GAGAGTCACTGACCTAAAGGATGCTCTCTGGAGTGGTTCTTTGACTTTCCAACATGCTCTTTCAACATTTGCAGCAGACG AGAACACATCTGGTAGAAAATTTGCAAGCTACACCGTGTTCAAGGGAAAGGCTGCACTTTCTATGCAACCCATACTGCCAAGCTTCAGCAAACTGGAA TCTGGAGGATCTCGTGTGAACAAAAATGGATCGGTGATGTTGACTTTTTTCCCGGCTGTGGGACAAAGGAAATATGATTATTCAAAGAAACAG CTCTTTGCTCTGTCACCTACTGAAGTCGGAAGCTTGATAAGTCTTGGGCCTGCTGAATCTTGTGAATTTTTCCATGATCCCTCCATGAAATCAAG TCATGAAGGCCAAGTGAAAAAATCGTTGTCAGTCACTCCTCTCGGCAATGACAGTGGATACTTTCTGAATATAA CTGTTCTGAACAACTTGCAGAAGACAACTGAGCGACTTTCACTCCCAATCTCAAAAGCTGAGTTTACAGTTATGCGCACAGCATTGAGT TTCGCATTGCCGCACATCTTGGGCTGGGACCAGGCCTTGACTAATCACCAGCCAAGTCCATCACCAGCTAGCAAGCCCAGGGTGGAGCGCCCACACCCAGATTCAGAGTGGGAAAGGTGA
- the LOC4328364 gene encoding probable arabinose 5-phosphate isomerase, whose product MGSLPVSSPECAPGRRVTVAASDLAPLFGAQRRHLDHFFDRLDLSQAAAFAQALVDAPGAVFFTGVGKSGIVARKLAQTLASLGFTRAGFLSPVDALHGDIGSVFPGDLLVLLSKSGASDELLALAPCARAKGAHLISLTSAASGADCPLAAVCDLNVHLPLQAEVCPFGLAPVTSTAIQMVFGDTVVAAIMEARRLSRDQYASNHPAGKIGKSLIFKVKDVMKKQNELPLCKEGDMIMDQLTELTSKGCGCLLVVDDEYHLIGTFTDGDLRRTLKASGQAIFNLTVGEMCNRHPRTITADAMAVQAMEKMESPPSPVQFLPVVDSNNVVCGIITLHGLVSAGL is encoded by the exons ATGGGCTCGCTCCCCGTGTCGTCGCCGGAATGCGCGCCGGGGCGGCgggtgacggtggcggcgtcggacCTGGCGCCGCTGTTCGGGGCGCAGCGGCGGCACCTGGACCACTTCTTCGACCGGCTCGACCTCTCGCAGGCGGCGGCGTTCGCGCAGGCGCTGGTCGACGCCCCCGGCGCGGTGTTCTTCACGGGCGTCGGCAAGTCCGGGATCGTGGCGCGGAAGCTGGCGCAGACGCTGGCGTCGCTCGGGTTCACCCGCGCGGGGTTCCTGTCCCCCGTCGACGCGCTCCACGGCGACATCGGCTCGGTCTtccccggcgacctcctcgtCCTGCTCTCCAAGTCCGGCGCCTCCGACGAGCTCCTCGCCCTCGCGCCCTGCGCCCGCGCCAAGGGCGCCCACCTCATCTCCCTCACCTCCGCCGCATCCGGCGCCGActgcccgctcgccgccgtgtgCGATCTCAACGTGCACCTTCCGCTGCAGGCCGAGGTGTGCCCCTTCGGCCTCGCTCCGGTGACCTCCACCGCCATACAGATGGTGTTCGGCgacaccgtcgtcgccgccatcatGGAGGCTCGCCGCCTCTCCAGGGACCAGTACGCCTCCAACCACCCCGCCGGCAAGATTGGCAAATCCCTCATCTTCAAG GTTAAGGATGTTATGAAGAAGCAAAATGAGCTTCCATTGTGCAAGGAGGGAGATATGATCATGGATCAACTCACTGAACTCACTAGTAAAGGCTGTGGGTGTCTACTTGTGGTTGATGATGAGTACCATTTGATCGGAACTTTCACTGATGGTGATCTCCGGCGTACACTCAAGGCAAGTGGGCAAGCAATTTTCAATCTGACAGTTGGAGAGATGTGCAACAG GCACCCAAGAACAATCACCGCTGATGCAATGGCAGTACAGGCCATGGAGAAGATGGAATCGCCCCCTTCTCCGGTGCAGTTCTTGCCAGTTGTTGATAGCAACAACGTTGTCTGTGGGATCATCACATTGCACGGATTGGTCTCAGCTGGACTATAA